The Sesamum indicum cultivar Zhongzhi No. 13 linkage group LG6, S_indicum_v1.0, whole genome shotgun sequence genome has a segment encoding these proteins:
- the LOC105164758 gene encoding protein PEROXIN-4 isoform X2 produces the protein MQASRARLFKEYKEVQREKVADPDIQLVCDDSNIFKWTALIKGPSETPYDGGVFQLAFSVPEQYPLQPPQVRFLTKIFHPNVHFKTGEICLDILKNAWSPAWTLQSVCRAIIALMAHPEPDSPLNCDSGNLLRSGDIRGYQSMARMYTRLAAMPKKG, from the exons ATGCAG GCATCAAGGGCAAGGCTTTTTAAGGAATACAAAGAAGtgcaaagagaaaaagtaGCAGATCCTGATATTCAACTTGTTTGCGATGATTCTAACATATTTAAGTGGACAGCTCTTATAAAG GGGCCATCTGAAACTCCTTATGATGGTGGAGTTTTCCAACTTGCTTTTTCTGTCCCTGAGCAGTATCCTCTACAGCCTCCTCAAGTTCGGTTCCTGACCAAAATATTCCATCCCAATGTACATTTCAAG ACAGGTGAGATTTGCCTTGATATCTTGAAGAATGCTTGGAGTCCGGCTTGGACGCTGCAATCAGTGTGCAGGGCTATAATTGCGTTGATGGCTCATCCGGAGCCTGATAGCCCACTGAACTGTGATTCAG GCAACCTTCTCCGATCTGGCGATATCAGAGGATACCAGTCCATGGCCAGGATGTATACCAGACTTGCTGCTATGCCCAAGAAGGGGTAA
- the LOC105164758 gene encoding protein PEROXIN-4 isoform X1 — translation MQASRARLFKEYKEVQREKVADPDIQLVCDDSNIFKWTALIKGPSETPYDGGVFQLAFSVPEQYPLQPPQVRFLTKIFHPNVHFKTGEICLDILKNAWSPAWTLQSVCRAIIALMAHPEPDSPLNCDSGNLLRSGDIRGYQSMARMYTRLAAMPKKGELVFR, via the exons ATGCAG GCATCAAGGGCAAGGCTTTTTAAGGAATACAAAGAAGtgcaaagagaaaaagtaGCAGATCCTGATATTCAACTTGTTTGCGATGATTCTAACATATTTAAGTGGACAGCTCTTATAAAG GGGCCATCTGAAACTCCTTATGATGGTGGAGTTTTCCAACTTGCTTTTTCTGTCCCTGAGCAGTATCCTCTACAGCCTCCTCAAGTTCGGTTCCTGACCAAAATATTCCATCCCAATGTACATTTCAAG ACAGGTGAGATTTGCCTTGATATCTTGAAGAATGCTTGGAGTCCGGCTTGGACGCTGCAATCAGTGTGCAGGGCTATAATTGCGTTGATGGCTCATCCGGAGCCTGATAGCCCACTGAACTGTGATTCAG GCAACCTTCTCCGATCTGGCGATATCAGAGGATACCAGTCCATGGCCAGGATGTATACCAGACTTGCTGCTATGCCCAAGAAGGG GGAGCTAGTTTTTCGCTGA